The genomic DNA CCAATGTCCCCTTTTTTAACACAAGCGGCTCGGATTTTGTCGAAATGTTTGTTGGCCTGGGAGCAGCACGTGTCCGCGATACTTTTGATCAAGCTCGAGCAAATGCTCCATGCTTGATTTTTATCGACGAAATCGATGCCGTTGGACGTAGTCGTGGCGCTGGGATCGGCGGTGGTAACGACGAGCGCGAACAAACCTTAAACTCGCTATTGGTCGAAATGGACGGGTTTAGCGAAAATAGCGGCGTGATTGTTATCGCGGCAACAAATCGTCCCGATGTTTTAGATAGTGCCCTCCTCCGCCCGGGTCGCTTTGATCGCCGCGTCACCATTGATATGCCGGATCTCAACGGCCGACTTGAAATTCTCAAAGTGCACGCAGAACGTTTTAAACTCAAACCCAATGTCAGTTTAAAGGAAATCGCTCGACATACTGCGGGATTCGCTGGCGCGGATCTCGAAAATCTCCTCAACGAAGCCGCCCTACTTGCAGCCCGCTTTAACCATAAGGCTGTCGATCGGCGCGAAATTGACGAAGCTTTTGATAAAGTCGCCTTCGGCCGTGAACGCCGTAAGCTCATGGACGCGAAGGAGAAAAAGGTAACAGCGGTCCACGAGTCCGGCCATGCGATCGTTCAGGCACTCATCGACGAGGGCAATATGCCAGTCCACAAGGTGACAATTCTCCCGCGAGGTCAAAGTCTCGGCAGTACCATGATGCTTCCGAAAAAAGATATTCTCAACCACACGAAAACCGAACTTCTCAACGAGATTTGTTGCTGTATGGGCGGCCGCGTTGCCGAAGAAATCGAGTTCAATGAGCTTACAACTGGTGCGGTTGCCGATATCAAGACGGCGACTCAGACGGCCCGCCGTATGGTTTGCGATCTTGGAATGAGTGACCTCGGCGCGATTGCATATGGTGAAAACCAAGACCATGTATTTCTTGGCAAAGAAATTGCCCGGAATCGAAATTATAGCGAGCTCACAGCGCAAAAGATCGACCACGAGATGAACCGCATTCTCCAAGAACAGTACGCGCGCGCTAAAGCAATTTTGACGGAACATTATCCACTCATCCAACAACTCGCCGACGCATTATTGAAGTACGAGACCATCGAAGGTCGCCATGTTTATGAGCTGGTAAAATACGGCAAATTCCGTTCCAAACTTTCCTCTGCGCGATACCGGAATCCCCCGAAAAAGAAGATAACAACCGCTGCAGATCCTGAAAATAAACCGGAATCACCTGCTCCTGAATCGAAATCCGACAACAAAAATTCATCGAAAAATATGGACGAGAATAACGGCTAGAGCTGAAGGATTCCAGTAAAAATATGTAGACAATTCGTGGATGTTTTTCATAAAAGGGCACCGTGGAGCCGTCGCAAACAGACATCGGGGCCGTGAGCCTGTTCGTTCAAGTCATTGTGTACATGTACATCATGCTCTATCCACCGATTGCCGCAGTAATTCTCCTCGGCATGTCCAAGAGCAATACGGTTGGCGAGCGTTTGGCTGCTGCTCGAAAAGTGTGTTGCATCGCGGGTTTGCTACTGTTTACATTCGCTTTCTTCGGGAACCTGATTCTCGATTCGATTTTTCACATTTCAACGGAGGCATTTCAGGTCGCGGGCGGATTGTTGTTGTTAACAAGCGGTCTCTCGATGTTGCTTTCTAAACCGGCTGATACAGAGACGGAAGAAGCGGCGCCGGCGGGCAAGTTAGAAGCATGTATCGTCACACCCCTGGCAACACCGCTGTTAGTCGGGCCCGGTACCATCGCTGCGACGATCGTTAAAATCGCGAATCTTCCCGAAGGTTTGAGTTGTCGGTTGACATTTTACTTAGCACTAGCGACAACATTGGTCTTGGTTTACCTTACGTTTTATTTTGCCTGCAAATTTTCAAAATACCTCACGCCGGCGCTTTTGGGCGGATTTGAAAAAATTGCGGGTTTTATCGTTGCATCGCTTGCCGCCAGCCTTCTCTTAGCCGGTGCATCGGGATTTTATAAATCCCTATCTACCAAAGTCCATGAACAAAATACCAGTGACCTCTACGGAGAATCGGTTGTTCAGATGGTTTTAATAGAATCTGATAACGCGCATTTAGGTTAATGTTAATTCATCCAGACGCTCTTTCTTCTGCCGACTTGTTCACATTTGACGAACGGGGAATTTTTACTAGAAAGTGCCCCTACTGGGGATGGGAAGGCGTAGGTTTGGAAGATGCTTGATCTTGTGTTGTATTCTCGGGCATATCGGTCCGTGTTGCGCACATAGAAACCGCGAAAAATATGGCCACTCAGGTACGCCTACAATAAGAAAAGCGAACACGGAAAATGTAGAGCTGTCGGTGCCCGACGATGTCGATGCACAGCTGCTAAAAGCCCGAAGTCTACTGATTGCGAAAAAATTCGATGGGGCAAAGCAGACAATCGAAGAAGTCTTGAAAACCGATCCGGTCAACGAAAAAGCCCACGTTATCGCCGAATATATCCAGAAACACACAGAACAATCCCCCACTTCGCGTCGTCAAATCCGGGTCCAACTCCTCGATGATGTGGAACATTCATGGCAGCGCTCGCCAAATACCCCGCCCCTGCCAACGCTTTCTGAAGAGAAACCCATCCTCGAAGAAAGCAGCCTACTTCAACGGCTCAACGAAATTGTCATTCCGACCATCGCCTTTCACAACACGCCCCTCACGCAGACCATCAATGCGCTCATTGGTTTATCTGAGCAATACGATCCCCAAAAACGTGGGATAAATATGCTCGTCGTCCTCGCACCAGGCATACCGGAACCAACGCTCACCTTGAGTTTGAAAAATATGTCGCTGGATAAGATTTTAAATTTTATCGCTAAGGCGAGCGCGTACCAGTACGACGTCGAAGATGATGTGATCGTTTTTCGAAAAACTGAAAACGCGGTTACCGAACACCTCCAAACGCATTTTTTTAAAATCTCACGCGCTGCTGTCGTCCGTATGACAGGCCTCGCGACAGGAGACCCTATCAACCAACCTTCTGTTGCCCAAGAAGAGCAACTTATTAAGGCGTTTTTTCAGAAGGCCGGTGTTCACTTTAGTGCGGGCACCAACCTTGCCTTCGACGGTGCGCAACTCATTATAACACAGACACCGCGCAACATCAAACATGTTCGCGATATTTTGGCCAAGTATGCGGAGACGAAACAGGTTGAGATCGAAGCGAAATTTATCGAGGTTCAGCAGGGCGTTCTGGATGAGCTCCAATTTGGCTGGAATTTTTCCAATAACACGCCCCTCAATAAACACCTCCAATCCATTTCCTTATCGACCTCCTCTAACAATCAAAATAACAACTTACGGACACTCAACGAGGCTTTTAACGTTAAAAGCGCATCGAGTAGCGAAGGGAAAATTGTCATTGGCAACACCTCCAATGCGGGCGGAAATGCACAAGAATTGACATTTGCCAACCCCATTCCGTCGCTTCCCGGCGGTGCGAATCTTGGGGTTATGGCCTCGGATTTTGCCAAAATTACCGGTGTTATCAGTGGGAAACTCGACCTCGCCCTCACGCTACGGGCACTCGAACAACATTCGGGAACCGATTTGATGAGCGCCCCTAAGGTCACCGTGCTTTCCGGACGAACGGCAAAAATTACCGTCGCGAAAGAATTTATTTATCCCAAAACCTACGGTGCGATCTCTTCGGAAGTCGGGACAGGAGACCACGACTCCGCCGGAGTAACTATTACAGCGGGAACGCCTAGTGACTTCGAAACGCGTAACATCGGCGTCGAAATGACCGTAACACCCATTATCGAAGAGAACGGTTGTATTAGCATGCGATTGGAACCGCGCGTCACGGAACTCGAAGGGTTTATCGAGTACGGTGGTCGCAGTGTGGCGATCCAAGGGAACACATCAGTCGATGTTCCACCGGGATTCTTCCAGCCGATTTTTTCGACCCGTCAGATCCAAACTGAGGTCACGATTTTCGACGGCGCAACAGTCGTAATGGGCGGGCTTACGCGCGAAGAGGTCAAAGAGGTCCACGATAAAGTACCCATCCTGGGCGATATTCCGCTACTTGGGAAACTATTTCGCTCTAAAGGCGAGACTAGTCAAAAGAAGAATCTCTTGATTTTTGTGACAGCCAATATTCTCACACCAAGTGGCGCACCGATACGGCAACAGACTCAACTGACTTCTGAAACTTCTAACGATCACGATAATTGACCTAAAAACTCATCCTCAGACCAAACCGGAATTCCTTGTTCTTGCGCCCACAATAATTTTTGACCGGCATCTTCACCGGCAATCACGACATCTACTCTCTTCGACGCCGTTTGCGTAACTGTGCCACCTCTCTGTATGATCGCAGCCTGCGCTTCATTCCGCGAAAAGCGAAACAATTTACCGGTTAATAAAAACACTTTTTGGGAAAATGCTGGGTGATTTTGTACTTCCTGCTGCTGAAACCGGAATGGAATCGCACACATCGCGTGGATAAATTCCGACGATTCTTTGAAAAAGGTCACAATACTCTGTGCGATTTTTGTTCCGACCCCATCGACAGCACTGAGATCTTCCTCCGAAGCCGCCAAAAAAGCGTCTTGAGAAGCGAAATGTTGCGCCAAATCGTGGGCCGTCTTAGCTCCGACAAGCGGAATTTCGAGCGCATTAATCCAGCGATCCAACGTCGTGTGATAACTCTTTTCGATACTCAATAAAAGCCGATTCGCTGACTTTTCTCCAAAATTCGCTAAATGCAACAAATCCTGTTTTTGTAGCCGATAAAGGTCGCTGCCCTCGCGTATTTTTCCTTGTTCGACAAGTTGCCGTACGATGGATTCGCCAAAGCCCTCGATATCGAGTACCGGCTTAGATGTGAAGTAAACAATGCGTTGAATAATCTGTTCCCGGCAGTGATTTTTATTGGGACAGCGCCACATCACCTCACCCTCGTCGCGCACTAACTCGGTACCGCAACAAGGACAATGTTGTGGGAAATGAAAAGGTAACACTCCCTCTGGACGACGCTCTTTGACGACCGCGACAATTGCAGGAATGATCTCCCCCGATTTTTCGATACGCACGACATCGCCTTCACGGATATCTTTGGCGGCAATCTCATCGGCATTATGCAGCGTCGCCCTCGCGATGGTCGATCCCGCGAGTTGGACAGGAACAAGCTCGGCAACAGGTGCAATCACTCCCGTCCTTCCAATTTGTAGCGTAATTTTTTTTAGAACGGTCTCCGCGCACTCAGGCTCAAACTTGTATGCAAACGCCCAGCGGGGCGCCTTCGCCGTATGCCCTAACACCGCCTGTTGTGCAACCTCGTCCACCTTGAAGACGACGCCATCGGTGTGGTACGGGAACTGCTGACATTCATGGTGAAGCTGCTCTATGACGCTTTCAAGCGCATTTAAATCCGATAAAAGGTGATAGGCATCCTGCGATGCGAAGCCTTGTTGTTTAAAAAAAGCATACATCTCGTGCTGGCGTGTAAAAAAATTTCCCGCACCGATGCCGTAGGTTAACAAACGAAGCGGGCGCGACCGAACGACCTCGCTGTCCATCAATTTTAACGTCCCTGATGCCAAATTACGCGCATTAGCAAACATCTCCTGCCCCGCTTCTCGCCGCGCCTGGTTAATCTGCTGAAAAACCGATTCTTCAATATAGACCTCTCCACGGACTTCTAGTAATTCCGGGACATCGTGTAATGTCAACGGCAGCTCCTCGATTGTTTTGACATTGTCCGTCACGTCATCGCCCTCAATGCCATTACCGCGTGTCAAAGCATATGCCAAAGTCCCATGCTC from Verrucomicrobiota bacterium includes the following:
- the ftsH gene encoding ATP-dependent zinc metalloprotease FtsH, coding for MATPSPKKNNSPLRSLLIWGIVILAMCLLWDNYQFAISRHQEWTVAQVIEASRDGRITEGYIKSDPSKGEKWHVIYGKARLTQPVITLDGTPRDHVNFIAEGKLTSQRFEDLIQSSPVWKEVANHNFWTSVFVSVLPLLLLIFFAYFFIFRQIKNANRTTMMFWKSKAKMVKKEELKKTFKDFAGYEEAKEEVSEIVEFLKNPQKFRDIGAKVPKGCLLVGPPGTGKTLLVKAIAGEANVPFFNTSGSDFVEMFVGLGAARVRDTFDQARANAPCLIFIDEIDAVGRSRGAGIGGGNDEREQTLNSLLVEMDGFSENSGVIVIAATNRPDVLDSALLRPGRFDRRVTIDMPDLNGRLEILKVHAERFKLKPNVSLKEIARHTAGFAGADLENLLNEAALLAARFNHKAVDRREIDEAFDKVAFGRERRKLMDAKEKKVTAVHESGHAIVQALIDEGNMPVHKVTILPRGQSLGSTMMLPKKDILNHTKTELLNEICCCMGGRVAEEIEFNELTTGAVADIKTATQTARRMVCDLGMSDLGAIAYGENQDHVFLGKEIARNRNYSELTAQKIDHEMNRILQEQYARAKAILTEHYPLIQQLADALLKYETIEGRHVYELVKYGKFRSKLSSARYRNPPKKKITTAADPENKPESPAPESKSDNKNSSKNMDENNG
- the ligA gene encoding NAD-dependent DNA ligase LigA — encoded protein: MTPKEKRKLQKQWEQLRTAIERHDRLYYKESKPEISDFEYDCLKNELRHIEQRLIPELEQIGVGDDRSGIRLTRKHTVPLLSLENTYNLDEVREFDARICKNLGVEKVTYVAEPKIDGLAVNLVYEHGTLAYALTRGNGIEGDDVTDNVKTIEELPLTLHDVPELLEVRGEVYIEESVFQQINQARREAGQEMFANARNLASGTLKLMDSEVVRSRPLRLLTYGIGAGNFFTRQHEMYAFFKQQGFASQDAYHLLSDLNALESVIEQLHHECQQFPYHTDGVVFKVDEVAQQAVLGHTAKAPRWAFAYKFEPECAETVLKKITLQIGRTGVIAPVAELVPVQLAGSTIARATLHNADEIAAKDIREGDVVRIEKSGEIIPAIVAVVKERRPEGVLPFHFPQHCPCCGTELVRDEGEVMWRCPNKNHCREQIIQRIVYFTSKPVLDIEGFGESIVRQLVEQGKIREGSDLYRLQKQDLLHLANFGEKSANRLLLSIEKSYHTTLDRWINALEIPLVGAKTAHDLAQHFASQDAFLAASEEDLSAVDGVGTKIAQSIVTFFKESSEFIHAMCAIPFRFQQQEVQNHPAFSQKVFLLTGKLFRFSRNEAQAAIIQRGGTVTQTASKRVDVVIAGEDAGQKLLWAQEQGIPVWSEDEFLGQLS